GTAACAACTGCAATCTACGCCTGGACTTTTGCACGATCTACAGTTGCAGAAGGTCGTGTCTCCGGAGACTTCGTTTTCATGCCTCGCCAGTTCTGATGATCTGTGCAGGTATTGTGCGCAGTGGGAATGATGACCGAGTTCTTCAACAATGCCGGGCGCGTCGTTGCGTTTCGTCTTCCGAAACTGAATAATCGTTGCTTCGCCCGGCTCCCTGAAATCTCGACGGAAGCCAGCCGGTGCCACCTCCGACCCGTCTTACGGTCTCCCTCCCGGTCACGTCCAAGTCCGCGAATCGCTCCGATTCACGACCGGAAGTCGAACGCGGTGTCGTCGGTGAACATAGTCTACACGCTGTCGAATCGGTAACGAGGTTGTTACATGTCGATCAAGTTTCGCTGCCCTGCCTGCAGTCATGGGATCAAAGCTCCTGACTCGGCTGCCGGAAAGGGTGTTCGTTGTCCTCAGTGCGGAGAAAAGGCCCGAGTGCCCGGTGGCAGCTCCGCCAAACCCGCCAGGAAGAAGCGAAGCCGGGAGAAAGAGCCGTCCAGTCAGGACAGCAACGCGTTTCTCGAGAATCTGGATCTGGATCGCATCGTCGACAGCGAGGTCAATCTCTGTCAGAAATGTGCCACGGAAATTCCGCCCGGTGAGACCGCCTGTCCGAATTGCGGCTTCGATCCTATCGAGCTGACAACGGCCGGTCGTCGCCGTAAGAAGATGGCGGCTAAAGGGATCGATCCGGCGACGTTCTATCAGACGATCTGGAAAGACTCCTTCAAGTTCGCCCTCGCTCATATTGGCCAGGCGTTCAAGACCGGAGCGCTTCTGAGCTTTTTCTTTGTCATAGCTTCCATCTGCATCTACTTCCAGACCTGGGTGGCAACCGGGCCCCCCTACGCATTCTGGACGCTGTTGTCGTCGGTTTCGGTTCTGATTCCGCTCGGCTGGTTACTCCATCAGCATCTCGAGATCATTCGACTCACGCTGGAGAAGAAGGACAAGATAAAGAAGATCCGCTTCGACTTTGCCCTTTGCGGCATGCTCGGGCTGAAGTTACTGGCCTGGCTGCTCGTCTACGGTTTGCCATTCTGGATCATCTTCGGCGGACTCGGCATTCTGATCGACTCAAATGGGAACTCGATCGGCGGACCGTTGGGCGCCGGCCTGGCTCTCTTCTCGATCCTGTTGTTCACGCCCCAGGCGATGTCGCACCTGACGATGCCGGTTGAAATGCCGGGTTGGGTGTTTCCCAAGGTCGCCAAGACCCTGCGAATTACCTTCCTGCCCGGCGTGGTCTGGGCGGTCCTGTTTCTGCTGGTCATGATTCCGCCGATTGCCTCCTTCTACGGCGGCTATGCGATTGCCGGCAGTGACTTCGATCAGCTCGTGTCGACCCATCAGAGAAATGCCCGAATTCACCATGCGGTTGTTCAGATCGCTCTCGCCGAAGATACAGGACGCGATGAGAAGAAGCAGGCGGCTCAGGAACAGTACGGCGACCTGGCGGCCGAAGAACCGGCCGACGAGAATCTCAGTGCGGCGGTCCCTCCGCTGGGGATGGGGATCCTCGGCTGCTTCCTGCTGGGATTCGCGAGCTTGGTGAGCGCCCGTGGTAACGGTCTGTTCACGAGTAATCTGCGCAAGGGGCTCGATCTGATCTCTTCGAAGAAGGAGCTCGTTTACCAGCGGAAGGAAGAGGACGACAAGATCCGCACCCGCAAGACGACGCTAGTCGCTCCACCGATTCAACGTGGACTCGCCTGCGCCATCGACATTCTGTTGCTCTGCATTCTCAACGGATCGGTGCTCGGGATGGTGTATTACGTCGCGACGTCGTTCGACATGACCTTTGATTCAGTCTGGCAACGAATGACCGCCATCGCCATTGCCAGTATTGGTCCCACGATCGCCATCGCTCTGTACTTCATTCGCAACGAAAGCGGCTATGAACAGACGTCTCCCGGAAAAGGGGCGATGAAGATGTTCGTCGCGGCGGACGAGCGATGCCAGCCAATCACCGCCGGCCAGGCGACGATCCGCTTTCTCCTGTTCTGGTTCGTGAGCTGCATTGCCACGCTGATGTTCGGCAATCTGATTGCCCTGGCGCGAAAGGACCGAATGACCCTGCACGATTTGCTGTCCGGGACTCAGGTCCGCATGGACAAACCGGTGCCGAAAGAAGAGAAGACGAAGGCCTGAACAGTGCGTCCGACCGGACGTCAGCGTATCAGCGAGTTGTCGCCGGAAAGGCGGCAACTGATGCGGACGAAACCGGCACAGGCCCAATCAAGGGCTTTAGGCTCCGGTCTTCGCTGACTGGAATGAGTCAGTAAAAACTGCAAAGAAACTGGTCATATTGCAGGAATCGGGGATTTTCCCTAAAGATGTCGCCTGCCGTTATTGGAGACCGCCCCTTTCTCCTGGCGATCTCTGCGGCGATGTCTCGTCTTTCCTCCAGTCTCTGCTTCTGCCCGTCAGGCAGGTATGGCCAAATCAGCTCCCAAAGTGGCATCGGAAAAATCCGCGCCCACCCCGGCGACAGGGTTGGCAGCGATCGGTTTCGTACCGATGCTGGCACTGGCGGTCATCACCGGAATCGTCGTTCCTGTGATGGCGTGGATGGCGTTGAAAGAGCCGGAACTGACCCCCTTTGAAAAGACCGTTCAGGCTCTCGAATACCTGCGGGAGGGGCGTACCAAAACGGCCTATCTGGAAGCGATCCAGATGCTTGATGACGGGCTGAACGATCCCGAGGTCGGCGGAGCTCTCGAATTCATTGTCGGCGTCGCCCTCTTTCGCAAAGCCGAACGGGTCACTCAAGAGGCCGCTCCCGGTTATCTGGGCATTACGGAGCCCATCTATCGGCTGTCGATGCGTTATCTGGAGCGTGCGCAGCAAAAATCGATCATGAACGAGTTGGTCTCGGAATGGCGATACACGATTGGCGCCTGCTACTACAAGCTTGGGCACGTGTACGAAGCTCGTGAGATTCTCGAAGCCGCCTACGAAATGGCGGAGGAAAACCGCACCGATATTG
The sequence above is a segment of the Rubinisphaera margarita genome. Coding sequences within it:
- a CDS encoding RDD family protein, whose product is MSIKFRCPACSHGIKAPDSAAGKGVRCPQCGEKARVPGGSSAKPARKKRSREKEPSSQDSNAFLENLDLDRIVDSEVNLCQKCATEIPPGETACPNCGFDPIELTTAGRRRKKMAAKGIDPATFYQTIWKDSFKFALAHIGQAFKTGALLSFFFVIASICIYFQTWVATGPPYAFWTLLSSVSVLIPLGWLLHQHLEIIRLTLEKKDKIKKIRFDFALCGMLGLKLLAWLLVYGLPFWIIFGGLGILIDSNGNSIGGPLGAGLALFSILLFTPQAMSHLTMPVEMPGWVFPKVAKTLRITFLPGVVWAVLFLLVMIPPIASFYGGYAIAGSDFDQLVSTHQRNARIHHAVVQIALAEDTGRDEKKQAAQEQYGDLAAEEPADENLSAAVPPLGMGILGCFLLGFASLVSARGNGLFTSNLRKGLDLISSKKELVYQRKEEDDKIRTRKTTLVAPPIQRGLACAIDILLLCILNGSVLGMVYYVATSFDMTFDSVWQRMTAIAIASIGPTIAIALYFIRNESGYEQTSPGKGAMKMFVAADERCQPITAGQATIRFLLFWFVSCIATLMFGNLIALARKDRMTLHDLLSGTQVRMDKPVPKEEKTKA